The following are encoded in a window of Rosa chinensis cultivar Old Blush chromosome 4, RchiOBHm-V2, whole genome shotgun sequence genomic DNA:
- the LOC112196120 gene encoding small EDRK-rich factor 2-like isoform X1, with amino-acid sequence MTRGNQREKDRERAQARGGKGSKNKDDGLTPEQRRERDAKALQEKLAKKADKGAGAAGANSSSGGKSK; translated from the exons ATGACTC GCGGTAACCAGAGAGAGAAGGATCGGGAGAGAGCTCAGGCTCGGGGCGGCAAGGGTAGCAAGAACAAAGACGATGGCTTGACCCCAGAACAGCGCCGAGAGAG GGATGCCAAAGCACTCCAAGAAAAGCTGGCCAAGAAGGCTGATAAGGGTGCAGGGGCTGCCGGAGCTAACTCCTCCTCTGGAGGTAAAAGCAAATAA
- the LOC112196120 gene encoding small EDRK-rich factor 2-like isoform X2, with protein sequence MTRGNQREKDRERAQARGGKGSKNKDDGLTPEQRRERDAKALQEKLAKKADKGAGAAGANSSSGGKSK encoded by the exons GCGGTAACCAGAGAGAGAAGGATCGGGAGAGAGCTCAGGCTCGGGGCGGCAAGGGTAGCAAGAACAAAGACGATGGCTTGACCCCAGAACAGCGCCGAGAGAG GGATGCCAAAGCACTCCAAGAAAAGCTGGCCAAGAAGGCTGATAAGGGTGCAGGGGCTGCCGGAGCTAACTCCTCCTCTGGAGGTAAAAGCAAATAA